The Xanthocytophaga agilis genome window below encodes:
- a CDS encoding leucine-rich repeat domain-containing protein → MAYLQSLEKLTIEECGLLALPPAIGKLDRLKILNLPDNNLSVLPEEIGNLIQLEVLNLNGNKFQCFPDELQKLVQLQELDLSRNKIMSFPSWIGKMSTLTKLNVGVNRLLCLPVEIGSLLKLETLDVEDNYIGSIPEEIGHLTYLTSLNVAENDLNSLPATISKLHALQILWLGINQFVSFPSVIKELTQLKKLGLPNNAIKDIPEEIRNLKDLQILDLSANQLTYLDDWIKELLSLEALRLKKNQLQYISPAIGILKNIQELDLSENQLPNLPDTIRTFPKLSRLPLYGNPISDETFAEIESWFAEGIVRTKPILYHVPRPAPDVYRLNELFHSGKLEDVRLGIKIAQTHNLEVQSFLDDLVLLFEWMFPEEHIFRVYLYEQLDRIFTIDELDLSHCGLTFIPTQIEYLTHIKKLYLSNNKVYTLPAEIKALTQLEFLDLSQNPVTDIVLIELQSWLPYCKIIH, encoded by the coding sequence ATTGCATATTTACAATCCTTAGAGAAATTAACAATAGAAGAATGTGGTTTATTGGCGCTTCCACCTGCTATTGGAAAATTAGACAGACTGAAAATACTTAATCTGCCAGATAATAACCTTAGTGTATTACCTGAAGAAATAGGAAATCTTATTCAATTAGAAGTATTGAATCTGAATGGAAATAAGTTTCAATGTTTTCCCGATGAACTTCAGAAGTTGGTGCAATTGCAGGAACTAGATCTGTCTAGAAATAAGATAATGAGCTTCCCCTCATGGATCGGTAAGATGTCAACGCTTACTAAGTTGAATGTTGGTGTAAATAGATTGTTATGCTTACCTGTTGAGATTGGGAGTTTACTAAAATTAGAGACTTTGGATGTTGAAGATAATTATATAGGAAGTATACCAGAGGAGATAGGGCATCTGACTTACCTTACTTCCTTAAATGTAGCAGAAAATGATCTGAATTCTCTTCCTGCTACGATAAGCAAACTCCATGCTTTACAGATTCTGTGGTTGGGGATAAATCAATTTGTTTCTTTTCCCTCTGTGATCAAAGAATTAACTCAACTAAAAAAATTAGGTCTCCCAAATAATGCAATTAAGGATATTCCTGAGGAGATTAGGAATTTAAAGGATTTGCAGATTTTGGATTTATCTGCAAATCAGCTAACATATCTGGACGATTGGATTAAAGAGTTGTTATCTTTGGAAGCTTTGAGACTAAAAAAGAATCAATTGCAATATATTTCTCCTGCTATTGGCATACTGAAAAATATTCAGGAACTGGATTTGTCAGAAAATCAGTTACCTAATTTGCCTGATACGATACGTACATTCCCCAAGCTTTCTCGTTTACCATTGTATGGAAACCCAATATCAGACGAAACTTTTGCAGAGATTGAGTCCTGGTTTGCCGAAGGTATTGTAAGAACAAAACCAATCCTATACCATGTGCCACGACCAGCTCCAGATGTTTATAGGCTCAATGAGTTGTTCCATTCCGGTAAACTGGAAGATGTTCGGTTAGGTATAAAAATTGCTCAGACTCATAATCTTGAAGTTCAATCCTTTCTGGATGATCTCGTTTTACTTTTTGAATGGATGTTTCCTGAGGAACATATTTTCAGAGTTTATCTTTACGAACAATTAGATCGCATTTTTACAATAGATGAATTGGATCTTAGCCATTGTGGGTTAACTTTTATTCCAACTCAAATAGAATATCTTACACACATAAAGAAATTGTATTTGTCTAATAATAAGGTTTATACATTGCCAGCAGAGATAAAGGCATTAACCCAGCTGGAGTTTCTAGACCTGTCGCAGAATCCTGTCACAGATATTGTTCTCATTGAATTACAATCCTGGCTTCCTTATTGCAAAATTATACATTGA
- a CDS encoding SDR family oxidoreductase: MKLSQNTVLITGGASGIGFAFAERFLKAGSQVIICGRREDKLQEVRQQYPQLITKVADVASESDRLALLEWIKQEYPEVNVLVNNAGIQRRLSLTNLQEDWSTTHNELAINLDAPIHLSTLFIPHLRTKADAVIINVTSGLAFAALANVPIYCATKAALHSFTQSLRYQLAKDTAINVIEVVPPAVNTDLGGIGLHTFGVNLDEFADSIFQRLATDEQEIGFGTSEQIRNASRPEIDARFKAMNP; the protein is encoded by the coding sequence ATGAAATTATCTCAAAATACCGTATTGATCACAGGAGGAGCCTCGGGCATTGGCTTTGCGTTTGCAGAACGATTTTTAAAAGCGGGTAGCCAGGTTATTATTTGTGGTCGTCGGGAAGACAAGCTACAGGAAGTCCGGCAACAATATCCACAACTGATAACCAAAGTTGCAGACGTAGCCAGTGAAAGTGATCGCCTGGCTCTACTGGAATGGATAAAACAAGAGTATCCGGAAGTAAACGTGTTGGTAAACAATGCGGGTATACAACGCCGCCTTTCACTAACGAACCTACAGGAAGACTGGTCAACTACTCATAACGAACTGGCTATTAATCTGGATGCGCCTATTCATTTATCGACTTTATTTATACCTCACTTACGAACCAAAGCAGATGCTGTGATTATTAATGTCACTTCCGGGCTGGCATTTGCCGCACTGGCGAATGTACCGATCTACTGTGCGACAAAAGCGGCCTTGCATTCATTTACTCAATCGCTACGTTACCAACTGGCAAAAGACACAGCAATTAACGTGATCGAAGTAGTGCCCCCTGCCGTAAATACAGATTTGGGAGGTATAGGCTTACACACCTTTGGTGTAAATCTTGATGAATTTGCAGACTCGATCTTTCAGCGACTAGCCACTGACGAACAAGAAATTGGCTTCGGCACATCAGAACAAATACGAAATGCGTCCCGGCCTGAAATCGATGCCCGATTTAAAGCAATGAATCCTTAA